The Prochlorococcus marinus XMU1404 DNA segment GAGAAAGATTATTTAGTTTTTCCTCAATTTGACTTAATGATTCAATTTGACTCACTGATATAGTAAAAATAAGTATTGCCTTATTTTACTTAAATATCGTCCATAAATAAAATGTATTTATAAATGAAGCCGTTAAATATATTAATAAGCAATGATGATGGTGTTTTTGCAGAAGGAATAAGAGCCTTAGCAAAATCAGCACATAAGAGAGGACATAAGGTTACAGTAGTATGCCCAGACCAAGAAAGATCAGCTACTGGTCATGGTCTTACTCTGCAATCTCCGCTAAGAGTGGAAAGAGCAGACGCATTATTTGGGAAAGGGATAAAAGCTTGGGGATGCTCAGGCACTCCTGCTGATTGTGTCAAATTAGCACTTTCTGAACTATTGGATAATAAACCCGATCTTATTTTATCTGGAATAAATCACGGGCCAAATTTAGGGACAGATATTTTTTGTTCAGGGACTGTTGCAGCAGCAATGGAAGGCACTTTAGAGAATGTTCCCTCTATGGCAATAAGTGTTGCAAGTTTTAAATGGAAGAATTTTGAATTTGCTGGAGAAATTG contains these protein-coding regions:
- the surE gene encoding 5'/3'-nucleotidase SurE — encoded protein: MKPLNILISNDDGVFAEGIRALAKSAHKRGHKVTVVCPDQERSATGHGLTLQSPLRVERADALFGKGIKAWGCSGTPADCVKLALSELLDNKPDLILSGINHGPNLGTDIFCSGTVAAAMEGTLENVPSMAISVASFKWKNFEFAGEIAMNIAEQAIKDSWPASLLLNLNIPPCEKKKIKELSWTRLSIRKYKNQFSKREDPRGDDYYWLAGEVVLDLKSKGYGPKNWPSDVSQIQENKISLTPVEPDLFWRGGLDLLPKIKNSFVDPS